A window of Calonectris borealis chromosome 3, bCalBor7.hap1.2, whole genome shotgun sequence contains these coding sequences:
- the SESN1 gene encoding sestrin-1 isoform X6, translating into MMHTLFADSFATLGRLDNVTLVMVFHPQYLESFLKTQHYLLQMDGPLPLHYRHYIGIMAAARHQCSYLVNLHVNDFLHVGGDPKWLNGLENAPQKLQNLGELNKMLAHRPWLITKEHIEQLLKTEENSWSLAELIHAVVLLTQYHSLASFTFGCGISPEIDCEGGHTFRPPSVSNYCICDITNGYHGADEIHASPTGSIPSTESVCEVKALMEKMKQLQECRDEEEASQEEMATRFEREKRESMFVCSSEDEESAPTRDVSRHFEDTSYGYKDFSRHGMHVPTFRVQDYSWEDHGYSLVNRLYPDVGQLLDEKFHIAYNLTYNTMAMHKDVDTSMLRRAIWNYIHCMFGIRYDDYDYGEINQLLDRSFKVYIKTVVCTPEKTTKRMYDSFWRQFEHSEKGQTTLSPPPLLTTPSALQVHVNLLLVEARMQAELLYALRAITRYMT; encoded by the exons ATGATGCACACACTGTTTGCAGATTCTTTTGCTACACTGGGCCGATTGGACAATGTTACCTTGGTGATGGTTTTCCACCCGCAGTATCTTGAAAGCTTTCTAAAAACTCAGCACTATCTACTGCAAATGGATGGTCCACTCCCGCTTCATTACCGACACTACATCGGGATAATG GCTGCAGCACGACATCAGTGCTCTTACCTTGTTAACCTCCATGTGAATGACTTCCTTCATGTCGGTGGAGATCCTAAATGGTTGAATGGTCTGGAAAATGCACCTCAAAAACTGCAAAATTTAGGAGAACTGAACAAAATGTTGGCTCACCGACCCTGGCTTATCACCAAGGAACATATCGAG CAACTTTTGAAGACTGAGGAGAACAGCTGGTCCCTGGCAGAGCTGATCCACGCAGTCGTTCTCCTGACACAGTACCACTCCCTTGCTTCCTTCACGTTTGGTTGTGGAATCAGCCCAGAGATCGACTGTGAAGGTGGTCACACCTTCAGGCCCCCTTCCGTCAGTAACTATTGCATATGCGATATTACAAATGGTTACCACGGGGCGGATGAAATTCATGCCAGCCCAACTGGAAGTATTCCA tCTACAGAGTCTGTCTGTGAAGTTAAAGCTCTTATGGAGAAAATGAAGCAGCTACAGGAGTGTAGAGATGAAGAGGAAGCCAGCCAAGAAGAGATGGCTACACGTtttgaaagagagaagagagaaagcatGTTCGTGTGTTCTTCAG AAGATGAAGAATCGGCACCAACAAGAGATGTGTCTCGTCACTTTGAGGATACCAGCTATGGTTACAAAGACTTCTCCAGACATGGAATGCACGTGCCCACCTTTCGTGTTCAG GATTATTCCTGGGAAGACCATGGCTATTCCTTGGTTAATCGTCTTTACCCAGATGTGGGACAACTACTTGATGAGAAGTTTCATATTGCTTATAATCTGACTTACAACACAATGGCCATGCACAAAGATGTGGATACCTCAATGCTAAGACGAGCTATTTGGAACTATATCCATTGTATGTTTGGAATAAG ATACGATGATTATGACTATGGTGAAATTAATCAGTTGTTGGACCGCAGCTTTAAAGTTTATATCAAGACTGTGGTTTGCACTCCTGAAAAGACCACAAAAAGAATGTATGATAGCTTCTGGAGGCAGTTTGAACACTCTGAGAAG GGGCAAACGACCTTATCACCTCCTCCTTTGCTAACAACCCCCTCTGCGCTGCAG GTCCATGTAAATTTGCTTCTGGTAGAAGCTCGGATGCAAGCCGAACTACTTTATGCTCTGAGAGCTATTACTCGCTATATGACCTGA
- the SESN1 gene encoding sestrin-1 isoform X5 yields the protein MRVARPGPQHQELGIRIPRPLGHGPSRFIPEKETIQVGNEDAMMHTLFADSFATLGRLDNVTLVMVFHPQYLESFLKTQHYLLQMDGPLPLHYRHYIGIMAAARHQCSYLVNLHVNDFLHVGGDPKWLNGLENAPQKLQNLGELNKMLAHRPWLITKEHIEQLLKTEENSWSLAELIHAVVLLTQYHSLASFTFGCGISPEIDCEGGHTFRPPSVSNYCICDITNGYHGADEIHASPTGSIPSTESVCEVKALMEKMKQLQECRDEEEASQEEMATRFEREKRESMFVCSSEDEESAPTRDVSRHFEDTSYGYKDFSRHGMHVPTFRVQDYSWEDHGYSLVNRLYPDVGQLLDEKFHIAYNLTYNTMAMHKDVDTSMLRRAIWNYIHCMFGIRYDDYDYGEINQLLDRSFKVYIKTVVCTPEKTTKRMYDSFWRQFEHSEKVHVNLLLVEARMQAELLYALRAITRYMT from the exons gAACTTGGAATAAGAATTCCTAGACCACTGGGACACGGACCAAGCAGATTCATCCCCGAGAAGGAG ACAATTCAAGTGGGAAACGAAGACGCCATGATGCACACACTGTTTGCAGATTCTTTTGCTACACTGGGCCGATTGGACAATGTTACCTTGGTGATGGTTTTCCACCCGCAGTATCTTGAAAGCTTTCTAAAAACTCAGCACTATCTACTGCAAATGGATGGTCCACTCCCGCTTCATTACCGACACTACATCGGGATAATG GCTGCAGCACGACATCAGTGCTCTTACCTTGTTAACCTCCATGTGAATGACTTCCTTCATGTCGGTGGAGATCCTAAATGGTTGAATGGTCTGGAAAATGCACCTCAAAAACTGCAAAATTTAGGAGAACTGAACAAAATGTTGGCTCACCGACCCTGGCTTATCACCAAGGAACATATCGAG CAACTTTTGAAGACTGAGGAGAACAGCTGGTCCCTGGCAGAGCTGATCCACGCAGTCGTTCTCCTGACACAGTACCACTCCCTTGCTTCCTTCACGTTTGGTTGTGGAATCAGCCCAGAGATCGACTGTGAAGGTGGTCACACCTTCAGGCCCCCTTCCGTCAGTAACTATTGCATATGCGATATTACAAATGGTTACCACGGGGCGGATGAAATTCATGCCAGCCCAACTGGAAGTATTCCA tCTACAGAGTCTGTCTGTGAAGTTAAAGCTCTTATGGAGAAAATGAAGCAGCTACAGGAGTGTAGAGATGAAGAGGAAGCCAGCCAAGAAGAGATGGCTACACGTtttgaaagagagaagagagaaagcatGTTCGTGTGTTCTTCAG AAGATGAAGAATCGGCACCAACAAGAGATGTGTCTCGTCACTTTGAGGATACCAGCTATGGTTACAAAGACTTCTCCAGACATGGAATGCACGTGCCCACCTTTCGTGTTCAG GATTATTCCTGGGAAGACCATGGCTATTCCTTGGTTAATCGTCTTTACCCAGATGTGGGACAACTACTTGATGAGAAGTTTCATATTGCTTATAATCTGACTTACAACACAATGGCCATGCACAAAGATGTGGATACCTCAATGCTAAGACGAGCTATTTGGAACTATATCCATTGTATGTTTGGAATAAG ATACGATGATTATGACTATGGTGAAATTAATCAGTTGTTGGACCGCAGCTTTAAAGTTTATATCAAGACTGTGGTTTGCACTCCTGAAAAGACCACAAAAAGAATGTATGATAGCTTCTGGAGGCAGTTTGAACACTCTGAGAAG GTCCATGTAAATTTGCTTCTGGTAGAAGCTCGGATGCAAGCCGAACTACTTTATGCTCTGAGAGCTATTACTCGCTATATGACCTGA
- the SESN1 gene encoding sestrin-1 isoform X4, whose translation MRVARPGPQHQELGIRIPRPLGHGPSRFIPEKETIQVGNEDAMMHTLFADSFATLGRLDNVTLVMVFHPQYLESFLKTQHYLLQMDGPLPLHYRHYIGIMAAARHQCSYLVNLHVNDFLHVGGDPKWLNGLENAPQKLQNLGELNKMLAHRPWLITKEHIEQLLKTEENSWSLAELIHAVVLLTQYHSLASFTFGCGISPEIDCEGGHTFRPPSVSNYCICDITNGYHGADEIHASPTGSIPSTESVCEVKALMEKMKQLQECRDEEEASQEEMATRFEREKRESMFVCSSEDEESAPTRDVSRHFEDTSYGYKDFSRHGMHVPTFRVQDYSWEDHGYSLVNRLYPDVGQLLDEKFHIAYNLTYNTMAMHKDVDTSMLRRAIWNYIHCMFGIRYDDYDYGEINQLLDRSFKVYIKTVVCTPEKTTKRMYDSFWRQFEHSEKGQTTLSPPPLLTTPSALQVHVNLLLVEARMQAELLYALRAITRYMT comes from the exons gAACTTGGAATAAGAATTCCTAGACCACTGGGACACGGACCAAGCAGATTCATCCCCGAGAAGGAG ACAATTCAAGTGGGAAACGAAGACGCCATGATGCACACACTGTTTGCAGATTCTTTTGCTACACTGGGCCGATTGGACAATGTTACCTTGGTGATGGTTTTCCACCCGCAGTATCTTGAAAGCTTTCTAAAAACTCAGCACTATCTACTGCAAATGGATGGTCCACTCCCGCTTCATTACCGACACTACATCGGGATAATG GCTGCAGCACGACATCAGTGCTCTTACCTTGTTAACCTCCATGTGAATGACTTCCTTCATGTCGGTGGAGATCCTAAATGGTTGAATGGTCTGGAAAATGCACCTCAAAAACTGCAAAATTTAGGAGAACTGAACAAAATGTTGGCTCACCGACCCTGGCTTATCACCAAGGAACATATCGAG CAACTTTTGAAGACTGAGGAGAACAGCTGGTCCCTGGCAGAGCTGATCCACGCAGTCGTTCTCCTGACACAGTACCACTCCCTTGCTTCCTTCACGTTTGGTTGTGGAATCAGCCCAGAGATCGACTGTGAAGGTGGTCACACCTTCAGGCCCCCTTCCGTCAGTAACTATTGCATATGCGATATTACAAATGGTTACCACGGGGCGGATGAAATTCATGCCAGCCCAACTGGAAGTATTCCA tCTACAGAGTCTGTCTGTGAAGTTAAAGCTCTTATGGAGAAAATGAAGCAGCTACAGGAGTGTAGAGATGAAGAGGAAGCCAGCCAAGAAGAGATGGCTACACGTtttgaaagagagaagagagaaagcatGTTCGTGTGTTCTTCAG AAGATGAAGAATCGGCACCAACAAGAGATGTGTCTCGTCACTTTGAGGATACCAGCTATGGTTACAAAGACTTCTCCAGACATGGAATGCACGTGCCCACCTTTCGTGTTCAG GATTATTCCTGGGAAGACCATGGCTATTCCTTGGTTAATCGTCTTTACCCAGATGTGGGACAACTACTTGATGAGAAGTTTCATATTGCTTATAATCTGACTTACAACACAATGGCCATGCACAAAGATGTGGATACCTCAATGCTAAGACGAGCTATTTGGAACTATATCCATTGTATGTTTGGAATAAG ATACGATGATTATGACTATGGTGAAATTAATCAGTTGTTGGACCGCAGCTTTAAAGTTTATATCAAGACTGTGGTTTGCACTCCTGAAAAGACCACAAAAAGAATGTATGATAGCTTCTGGAGGCAGTTTGAACACTCTGAGAAG GGGCAAACGACCTTATCACCTCCTCCTTTGCTAACAACCCCCTCTGCGCTGCAG GTCCATGTAAATTTGCTTCTGGTAGAAGCTCGGATGCAAGCCGAACTACTTTATGCTCTGAGAGCTATTACTCGCTATATGACCTGA